DNA sequence from the Brachybacterium sp. P6-10-X1 genome:
CCGTGCCGCTCACGGCCGCTACCTCGCCCGCGTGCTCGAGACCGCCGAGGCCGACGCGGACCCCGCCCGCCTGCGGATCGTCCGCCACGAGGCCGAGGCGGTGGACGTCACCGGCTCCGCCGACGGGATCCAGCGGGTGCGGCTCAGCGACAGCCGCGTGCTGCGGGCCGACGCCGTCGCCCTCGCCCTCGGCCACCTGCCCACCGCGCTCGGCCCCCGCTCCCAGCAGCTTGCCGACGCCGCCGCCCGTCATGGCCTGGTCCACCTCGGTCCCGCCAACCCGCTCGAGGTCGACTACGCCGCGCTGCTGGGCCGCGAGTCGATCGCCGTGCAGGGCCTCGGCCTGAACTTCTACGACGCGATCGGCATGCTCACCGCCGTCGCCGGGGGCCGCTTCGTGCCCGACGACCGCGCGCCCTCGGGGCTGCGCTACCTGCCCGGCGGCGGCGAGCCGCGGCTCGTCGTCGGCTCCCGCTCCGGCATGGTCTACCGCCCCAAGCCCGATCTCGGCCCCGAGCTGCCCGCCCCGTACTCACCGCAGGTCCTCACCGGCGAGCGGGTCCTGGAGCTGGCGGTGCGCTCGGCCGGCGTCGACCACGAGCGGGAGGTGATGCCGCTGATCCTCGCCGAGCTGCGCCGGGCGCTCGCCGGGGCCGGCTTCGCCGGGCTCGCCACCGACGAGGCGCTGATCCGCTGGCTGTTCCCCTTCGGCCGGCGCGGCGGCGAGACGGCCGAAGCCCACCGACGCACCCGCGACGTGCTGCGCGGCTCTCTGCACGCGGCCACCGACCCCGACCCCGCCTGGGTGCTCGTCTACCGGGTGCTGATCGCCATGCGCACCCAGGTGGGCCGGCTCATCGACCTGGGGGCCTACACGACCGAGTCCGTGCGCCGCGACATCGACGGGCACCTGCGCAACGCCTTCGCCTCCTGGGCCTCCGGCCCGCCGGTGCTGCGGGTGCGCCAGCTGCTCGCCCTCGAGGAAGCAGGGCTGGTGCAGTTCCTCGGACCGCGCATGCACCTGGACATCGACGACGACGCCGGACGCTTCGCGGCGCGCGGGGCCGACGGCCCGGCCATCCTGTGCGACGGCGTGCTCGAAGCGCACCTGCCGCCGGTGGACCTGCCCGCCTATCGCAGCGCCCTGATCGGGGCGTGGCGCGAGCGGGGGGAGGTCCAGAAGGATTCCTGGGCCTCCCGCGGCAGCCGCCGACGGATGCTGACCGGCTCCATCGCCGTGGACGGGCTCTACGCCCCCGTGGGGTCGGACGAGACGGTCTACGACCGGCGTCTGCTGGTGGGGGTCCCGGTCTCCACCGCGCAGCCCGGCTCGGCGATCACCGCCGAACCCGGCACGTCCGCCCAGCTGCTGCGCCACGCCGAGGCGGTCGCCCTGCGCCTGGCCCGGGCCGGGGGAGCACTGGGCGATCCGTGATCCGCGGGCGAGCGGCCGACGGTGGCACGATGGCCCCATGCACAATGCTCCCGCGCCCGTCCTGGATCCCCACGCCGACATCGTCGAGCTCACCGCCGCGATCGTCGACATCGAATCCGTCTCCGGGAACGAGACGGCGCTCGCCGATGCGGTCGAGGCCGCGCTGCGCACCCACGCCGATCACCTGGAGGTGATCCGCGACGGAGACACCGTCATCGCCCGCACCCATCGCGGCCTGGACCGACGAGTGCTGCTGGCCGGGCACCTCGACACCGTCCCGGTGGCGGAGAACCTGCCCTCGTCCCGGCGCACCCGCGACGGGCGCGAGGAGCTCGTCGGGCGCGGCAGCTGCGACATGAAGGGCGGTGTCGCGGTGTTCCTGAAGCTCGCCGTCGAGGCGGTCACCGCCCCCGTCGACCTCACCTGGGTGTTCTACGACCACGAGGAGGTCGCCGCGGCGGACAACTCCCTGACCCGCATCGCCGCCGAGCACCCCGAGTACCTCGCGGCGGACTTCGCGATCCTCGGCGAGCCGACCTCGGCCGGTGTCGAGGGCGGCTGCAAGGGCACCATGAAGCTCGCGGTCACCGCGCGCGGCATCGCCGCCCACTCGGCCCGCGACTGGGTGGGGGACAACGCGATCCACCACCTCGCGCCGGTGCTCGAGCGTCTGGCCTCCTACGAGGCGCGCCGCGCCGTGATCGACGGGCTCGAGTACCGCGAGTGCCTGAACGCCGTGGGGATCTCCGGCGGCATCGCCGGCAACGTGATCCCCGATCGTGCCACCGCGCTGCTGAACTACCGCTTCGCGCCCGACACCTCCGTCGACCAGGCCGAGGCGCATGTGCGCGAGGTGCTGGCCGGCCTCGACCTCGAGATCACGGTCACCGACTCTTCCGCGGGCGCGCTGCCCGGGCTCTCCGACCCGGCCGCCGCCGACTTCCTGGCCGCCCTGGGCCAGGGCGTCACCCTCGCCGCCAAGCAGGGCTGGACCGATGTGGCCCGCTTCGCCGCCCTGGGGACCCCGGCGGTGAACTTCGGACCCGGGGACGCGCTGCTCGCCCACACCGACGACGAGCACGTGCCGCTCGAGGACCTCCGCTCGGCCCTCGAGGCTCTGCGGCGCTGGCTGGAGATCTCCCGGTGACGAGCACCGAGGGCGCCCTCCGCCGCAGCCTCGGCCTGCCGCAGCTGCTCGCCTACGGCCTGGTCTTCATCGGACCGGCCGCCGCGGTCGGCGTCTGGGGCACGCTGGATGCGGTCTCGGGCGGCGTGGTGCCCGTGGTCTACCTGGTGGCCACGATCGTCATGGCGCTGACCGCCTCCAGCTACGCGCTGATGTCCGCGGAGGTGCCGCGCGCCGGCAGCGTCTTCGCCTACGCGTCCGAGGGCATCGGCCGCCGTACCGGCCACATGGGCGGCTGGATGATGCTGCTGGACTACCTGCTCATCCCCTCGGTCGCCTACCTCTTCAGCGGCATCGCCCTGCACTCGCTGGTCCCGCAGGTCCCGGTGTGGGTGTTCGTGATCGCCGCGGTCGTGATCTCCACCGGGCTGAACCTCGCCGGGGTCACCGTGACGGCCTGGGTCTCCACCGTGGTGGTGATGGTCGAGGTGGTGGTCCTGGCCGCCGTCCTCGCCGTCGGGATCTGGGTGCTGGCGACCATCGGCCCGCTCCGCGGCTGGCTCGACCCGCTCACCGGCGGGGCGGCCGGGCTGGACGCGGGTCTCGTGCTCGGCGCCGTCAGCATCGCCGTGCTCTCCTATCTCGGCTTCGACGCCCTGGCCACCTTCGCCGAGGAGACCCGCGGGGGTGCGAAGGTCGTCGGACGCGCCACGCTGGTCTGCCTCGTCGTGGCCGGCTTCCTGTTCATCCTCCAGTCCTACGTCGGGGCGCTGCTGTCCCCGCAGACCACCGCGGAGCTGCAGGCCGACCCCTCGCTGCAGGGCGATGCCTACTACGCCATGGTCGACTCCGAGATCTCCCCGCTGCTGCACGCCCTGCTGTCGCTGGCCAAGGGCATCGGCGCGATCTTCAGCGCCCTGGTGGGACAGGCCGCCGCCAGCCGCATCATCTGGGACATGGGACGCTCCGGCTCCCTGCCGCACGTCTTCTCCCGTCTGTCGACCCGCACGGGCGTGCCCGTGGTCGGTGTGCTCGTGGCCTCCGCCGGCAACGTCCTCGTCGCCGGCTGGGCCT
Encoded proteins:
- the dapE gene encoding succinyl-diaminopimelate desuccinylase, translating into MHNAPAPVLDPHADIVELTAAIVDIESVSGNETALADAVEAALRTHADHLEVIRDGDTVIARTHRGLDRRVLLAGHLDTVPVAENLPSSRRTRDGREELVGRGSCDMKGGVAVFLKLAVEAVTAPVDLTWVFYDHEEVAAADNSLTRIAAEHPEYLAADFAILGEPTSAGVEGGCKGTMKLAVTARGIAAHSARDWVGDNAIHHLAPVLERLASYEARRAVIDGLEYRECLNAVGISGGIAGNVIPDRATALLNYRFAPDTSVDQAEAHVREVLAGLDLEITVTDSSAGALPGLSDPAAADFLAALGQGVTLAAKQGWTDVARFAALGTPAVNFGPGDALLAHTDDEHVPLEDLRSALEALRRWLEISR
- a CDS encoding APC family permease, producing MTSTEGALRRSLGLPQLLAYGLVFIGPAAAVGVWGTLDAVSGGVVPVVYLVATIVMALTASSYALMSAEVPRAGSVFAYASEGIGRRTGHMGGWMMLLDYLLIPSVAYLFSGIALHSLVPQVPVWVFVIAAVVISTGLNLAGVTVTAWVSTVVVMVEVVVLAAVLAVGIWVLATIGPLRGWLDPLTGGAAGLDAGLVLGAVSIAVLSYLGFDALATFAEETRGGAKVVGRATLVCLVVAGFLFILQSYVGALLSPQTTAELQADPSLQGDAYYAMVDSEISPLLHALLSLAKGIGAIFSALVGQAAASRIIWDMGRSGSLPHVFSRLSTRTGVPVVGVLVASAGNVLVAGWASTRGDGLNLVSSMVDVGAITGFVLVHASVIGYFVVRRRGGAVRPVRHLVIPVLGAGLLIVVLVSSSPVALIVGAIWALLGFAVLLLRRPSAGTADTLGR
- a CDS encoding FAD/NAD(P)-binding domain-containing protein encodes the protein MTVAAPDLARTVAVIGAGPRGTAIIERLVAASHDPGWHGPLTVHLVDPFVGRGGRVWRHDQSEVLLMNTTTCQTTMYPDASCHAVMPSLHTDTLADHLAAEGLGPGDFASRAAHGRYLARVLETAEADADPARLRIVRHEAEAVDVTGSADGIQRVRLSDSRVLRADAVALALGHLPTALGPRSQQLADAAARHGLVHLGPANPLEVDYAALLGRESIAVQGLGLNFYDAIGMLTAVAGGRFVPDDRAPSGLRYLPGGGEPRLVVGSRSGMVYRPKPDLGPELPAPYSPQVLTGERVLELAVRSAGVDHEREVMPLILAELRRALAGAGFAGLATDEALIRWLFPFGRRGGETAEAHRRTRDVLRGSLHAATDPDPAWVLVYRVLIAMRTQVGRLIDLGAYTTESVRRDIDGHLRNAFASWASGPPVLRVRQLLALEEAGLVQFLGPRMHLDIDDDAGRFAARGADGPAILCDGVLEAHLPPVDLPAYRSALIGAWRERGEVQKDSWASRGSRRRMLTGSIAVDGLYAPVGSDETVYDRRLLVGVPVSTAQPGSAITAEPGTSAQLLRHAEAVALRLARAGGALGDP